The Anomaloglossus baeobatrachus isolate aAnoBae1 chromosome 4, aAnoBae1.hap1, whole genome shotgun sequence genome contains the following window.
AGGAGGTCAACGTGCTGGTGTACGGGACGCTGCAGCTGGGCCAGGCGATGAGGGACACCTACAGCTCCACCAACGACAAACTGCAGAGGATCGAGGGCAGGCAAGGCAAGATGGAGAAAAGGATAGAGAAGCTGCAGGCGGAGGTGTCAAGGGCGAGGCAAGAGAATGGGAAGATTGGCAAGGAGGTGGAGATGCTCCAGGTAAGGTTCTATAAGGGAGGGCAATGTTATCTCGGAGATCTGGGTGACAACTTATAAAGTCATCATTATGGTGGTCAGCAGTCTCGAGGAGGAGGAGAGATTCCAGGTAAAGTCCTATAAAGGGAGGGCAATGTTATCGGTGACTAATTATAAAGTCATCATTACAGTGGTCAGCAGTCTCGAGGAGGTGGAGAGACGCCAGGTAAAAGTCCTATAAGGGAGGGCAATGTTATCAGTGACAACCTATAAAGTCATCATTACAGTGGTCAGCAGTCTCGAGGAGGAGAGATTCCAGGTAACGTTCTATAAGGGAGGGCAATGTTATCCTCGGAGATCTGGGTGACAACCTATATAGTCATCATTACGGTGGTCAGCAGTCTCGAGGAGGTGGAGAGACGCCAGGTAAAAGTCCTATAAGGGAGGGCAATGTTATCAGTGACAACCTATAAAGTCATCATTACGGTGGTCAGCAGtcttgaggaggaggagagactctAGGTAAATTCCTATAAGGGAGGGCAATGGTATCTTGGAGATCTGGGTGACTACCTATAAAGTCATCATTACGGTGGTCAGCAGTCTCGAGGAGGAGAGATTCCAGGTAAAGTCCTATAAGGGAGGGCAATGGTATCTCGGAGATCTGGGTTACAACCTATGAAGCCATCATTACGGTGGTCAGCAGtctcgaggaggaggaggagagattcCAGGTAAAAGTCCTATAAAGGGAGGGCAATGTTATCGGTGACTACCTATGAAGCCATCATTACGGTGGTCAGCAGTCTCGAGGAGGAGGAGAGATTCCAGATAAAGTCCTATAAAGGGAGGGCAATGTTATCGGGGAGATCTGGGTGGCTACCTATATAGCCATCATTACGGTGGTCAGCAGTCTCGAGGAGGAGGACAGACTCCAGGTAAAAGTCCTATAAGGGAGGGCAATGTTATCAGTGACAACCTATAAAGCCATCATTAGGCTGGTCAGCAGACTCATAGGACGCCTCGCTCTCATTTCCGCGCCCCTCCAGGGGACAGCTTGAATTCTCCCATGATGTTATACTTAGTAAAATGTTCTAATCTTCTGACCTCCCGGGCAGAGAGAAGAGCAGGAGAGGAGATCGCTCGCCCACAGGACGGAGGAGGATTTGCGAGACACCCAGAGGGAGTACGGAGAGCTCCAGAGACGGGTGCACAATCTGGAGAAGGGGGTGCAAGCAAAGGAACAACGTCTTCCTGACCTAAAGGTAAGAGGTGCCTACGTTTTCTGCAGTATTGTCTATAGAGGGATACTTTACACTGAGGGTTTCCAGCTGTAGTgaagctacaactcccagcatcccccacaGCTGTAATGATTCATACATTAAACCTTAAAGCGGATTTCCGCCCAAATAAACTCAACAAGCAAAGCATACTCCCTTCCACCTATGACTGGGTTCCCTCTGGCACATTTATCATTTGGATGGAGAACCTCTTTAAGTCTGTAGTTTTTTGGCTTGGGTCGTGAACGTGAGGTGATCTACATCTGCTTAATAATGTTTAATCTCCACGTTTCGCAAACTGCAGTCCTCAGGGGCCCCAACAGATCGTGTTTTTAAGTTTTCCTTAGCattaaacaggtgatggaatcattatcaagacatCATAACTTGCCACATTTTCACTCACCtgcgcaatactaaggaaatcctgaaaacatgacctgttggagcCCCTGAGGACTGCAGTTTGCGAAACACTGTTCTAACTGGTCAAACCAGGTAACTGGGAACAGTAAAAGGCGTTTTCCACTGTAGCTCCGATGTCCCTGCAGAAACGCCAACTTACTCACCGGCCGGGTTGCGTCCTTCCCCGCTCATTCATGTGTGCTGTTGCCTCATACACTGGACAGGGTTCCCAGGAGCGCACCTAAGGCTTGCGTGCACGCACCGGTCCTCTCTCTTTCCCGGAAATGCCttacagcctatggctgagaggcactatgtatttaaggcaccctcccattagaggaggtgcctgtgcaatgcctctagttagtctccagtctgctacctagctagttgtcaggtcctgagctcctgtcctgttaactctgtgtgtctccagtacctgccttcccatacctgtataACCCTatcgtgcccaccattcctgtacctacctgcctgtccagcctgcctcagtcaccctgccTGTATCTATTCCTGTATCCTTCACCTACCCTGGCGGTCAGCTgcgacagtcctggtcactgccctggg
Protein-coding sequences here:
- the ANGPTL8 gene encoding angiopoietin-like protein 8, whose protein sequence is MQATSASSLCLAPMPRRAMLLLLLMVLSPSLGEEQKMPAMQEEVNVLVYGTLQLGQAMRDTYSSTNDKLQRIEGRQGKMEKRIEKLQAEVSRARQENGKIGKEVEMLQREEQERRSLAHRTEEDLRDTQREYGELQRRVHNLEKGVQAKEQRLPDLKERVEQQNLILQVITEETARQKKQMTEQRGRLLTVLRQASAIGKR